From Candidatus Syntrophosphaera sp.:
GATCGTCCCCGGTGTCAGCACCCATGAGCTGGATGCCTATGCCCAGGATTTCATCCTTTCCAAAGGCGCCAGGCCAGCTTTCAAGGGATACACTGTCCCCGGATTGGGGCCTTTTCCCGGGACCCTTTGCACCTCCGTCAATTCCGGCATTGTGCACGGGATCCCATCCAGGCAGGTTGTTTTGCGGGAAGGCGACATCATCGGCATAGACGTCGGTGTTTACAAAGACGGATTTTACGGTGACGGCGCCCGCACTTATGCCGTGGGCAAAGTATCTCCGGAGGCCGAGAGATTGCTTCAGGTAACCCAAGAAGCTTTGCAGCTCGGCATAGCCGCCGCTCTTGCGGGAAACAGAGTTGGTGACATATCCCACGCCATAGGTTCCTATGTGCAAAAAATGGGATATTACGTGGCTGACGATCTGACCGGACACGGCGTGGGGCGCAATCTGCATGAGGAGCCCCAGATACCTAATTCCGGCACCGCTGGCAGAGGCCCGCGCCTTCAACCTGGGATGACCCTGGCGATAGAGCCCATGGTCAACATCGGCACAAACCGGGTCCAGGAAAAGGGTTGGGAGTTTTTTGCCGCCGACGGAAGTTTATCCGCGCATTTTGAGCATACCATCCTGGTGACGGATTCCCAGCCGGAGATCCTGACCCTGGCATGAAGGAGCGTATAGATGAGTAAATCTGGTGTGATCGAAGTGGAAGGCGTTGTAACCGATGCCCTTCCCAACACTACTTTTAAAGTTCAACTGGAGAACGGCCATGAGATTCTGGCCCACAGCTCCGGTAAGATGCGGATGCATTACATCCGGATCCTGCCAGGCGACAAGGTCAAGGTGGAACTTTCACCCTACGACCTGTCCCGCGGCAGGATCACCTATCGCTATAAATAAAACATTGCAGGAAGCGACTGCACTTTTTGCAAGGAGATCATAATGAAAGTGAGATCATCAGTCAAGATAGTCTGTAAGGACTGTCGCATAATCAAGCGCCACGGCGTGATCCGTGTTATCTGCAGCTCTAACCCCAAACATAAACAGAGACAGGGTTAAGGAGGACCAACTTGGCACATATTGCAGGTATTGAAATTCCCAAGAACAAGCGTTTGTTCATTGGCCTGACCTATATCTACGGCATTGGACCCACCATCGCCAAACAGATCTGTAAAAAGGCCAACATCGACGAGATGAAGAAGGTGGAAGACCTTTCAGTTGAAGAAGAGAAAGCCATCCGGGATATCGTGCAAAACGATTACACCGTGGAAGGAGCGCTCAGGACACAGGTTGCCATGAACATCAAACGGCTCATGGAGATCGGCAGCTATCGCGGCATGCGGCACAAACGCGGGCTACCCGTCCGCGGCCAGCGTACCCATACCAACGCCAGGACCCGCAAGGGCCCAAGAGCCGGCGCCATCAAAAAGAAGAAATAGGAGCGAGATAAATGGCCCAAAAAACCAGAACCAAGAAAAAACGCGTACGCCTTTCCTTTGACGAAGGGATCATCTTTGTCCACTCCAGTTTCAACAACACGATCATCTCCCTCACGGACCGTGGCGGTAATGTCCTGGCCTGGTCCAGCGGCGGCAAGATCGGTTATAAGGGCTCCCGCAAAGCCACTCCCTTTGCCGCGCAGTTGGCGGCCACCGAAGTTGCCAAAACAGGATTGGACATGGGCATCACACGCGTTGGCGTGATCGTCAGAGGTCCCGGCAGCGGAAGGGAATCAGCCATCCGCGCCGTCAACGCCTCCGGCCTTAGAGTGACCATGATCAAGGACGCCACCCCGATTCCGCACAATGGCTGCCGTCCGCCCAAAACCAGAAGGATATAAGAGAGGAGATTATGGCAAGATATACCGGACCCCGCGCAAAACTCTGCCGCAAATTCGGCGAAAACATCTATGGCAGCGCCAAGTATGACAAAATACTCAACAAACGCAAGTTCCCTCCGGGGCAGCATGGCAAGAACATGCGCCGCAAGGCCAGCGATTATTCCATCCACCTGAAGGAAAAGCAGAAGCTCAGAAACATCTACTGCCTGCTGGAAAAGCAATTCAAGAACTATTTCGTGAAGTCTGCAAAAATGAGCGGCGTCACCGGCGACAATCTGCTCCAGATGCTGGAAAGAAGGCTGGATAACACCGTTTACCGCCTTGGTTTTGCCACCACCAGGATGCAGGCCCGCCAGTTCGTCAACCATGGCCATTTCATGGTCAACGGCAAGAAAGTGGACATTCCCTCCTTCCTGCTCAAGGATGGAGACATCATAGAAGTTCGCCCCAAAAGCAAAGGCATGAAACTGCTTGCGGAGGCCATGGAAAGTTCGGAGGTCAGC
This genomic window contains:
- the map gene encoding type I methionyl aminopeptidase, producing the protein MIFRKSPSEISSMRDSCQIVGQLLDALRDKIVPGVSTHELDAYAQDFILSKGARPAFKGYTVPGLGPFPGTLCTSVNSGIVHGIPSRQVVLREGDIIGIDVGVYKDGFYGDGARTYAVGKVSPEAERLLQVTQEALQLGIAAALAGNRVGDISHAIGSYVQKMGYYVADDLTGHGVGRNLHEEPQIPNSGTAGRGPRLQPGMTLAIEPMVNIGTNRVQEKGWEFFAADGSLSAHFEHTILVTDSQPEILTLA
- the infA gene encoding translation initiation factor IF-1, producing MSKSGVIEVEGVVTDALPNTTFKVQLENGHEILAHSSGKMRMHYIRILPGDKVKVELSPYDLSRGRITYRYK
- the rpmJ gene encoding 50S ribosomal protein L36 encodes the protein MKVRSSVKIVCKDCRIIKRHGVIRVICSSNPKHKQRQG
- the rpsM gene encoding 30S ribosomal protein S13 gives rise to the protein MAHIAGIEIPKNKRLFIGLTYIYGIGPTIAKQICKKANIDEMKKVEDLSVEEEKAIRDIVQNDYTVEGALRTQVAMNIKRLMEIGSYRGMRHKRGLPVRGQRTHTNARTRKGPRAGAIKKKK
- the rpsK gene encoding 30S ribosomal protein S11, whose amino-acid sequence is MAQKTRTKKKRVRLSFDEGIIFVHSSFNNTIISLTDRGGNVLAWSSGGKIGYKGSRKATPFAAQLAATEVAKTGLDMGITRVGVIVRGPGSGRESAIRAVNASGLRVTMIKDATPIPHNGCRPPKTRRI
- the rpsD gene encoding 30S ribosomal protein S4 is translated as MARYTGPRAKLCRKFGENIYGSAKYDKILNKRKFPPGQHGKNMRRKASDYSIHLKEKQKLRNIYCLLEKQFKNYFVKSAKMSGVTGDNLLQMLERRLDNTVYRLGFATTRMQARQFVNHGHFMVNGKKVDIPSFLLKDGDIIEVRPKSKGMKLLAEAMESSEVSSPYPWLTVDKENMRGQFVNIPAAAEIPNTVEMRLIVEFYSK